The following coding sequences lie in one Phorcysia thermohydrogeniphila genomic window:
- a CDS encoding OmpP1/FadL family transporter has translation MKRFFPLLIAALMPLAAKAGNVDTFGIGAKATALGGAFSAYADDPFAVYYNPAGLTQIDSPTISIGGELLNPTLKVHNFKATDGNGVKVEPYDISFKDTSDNLFVPHVGYATPLFKNVYFGIAAYIPYGLHIKWNSNTAENPAAYNGFESYYLRGVVTPTVAVRLSEKLSVGFGISFGRSDAGTQRRIYAPTIPSLHNRIIKGELSDDFNISFNVGILYKPYDNLSFGLTYRSRTQTDFEGTVEVVGVDKVHATTEIDHPEQLQAGVMYRPNKRLTLTADVVWTNWSIIDGYTVRFDRELLGEKEEVFPRNWKDTRQVRIGIEYKLSEIVTLRGGYFYDPSPIPDSTFDMLWPDADKKTYSFGLGLNFGRLSVDTVLQYIIAEYKREIGGESVELNESYAGSTGEPGTVAMSADGHLWGYGITVNYRF, from the coding sequence ATGAAAAGGTTTTTCCCTCTTCTCATTGCCGCCCTTATGCCCTTAGCTGCCAAAGCGGGAAACGTTGACACCTTTGGAATCGGTGCAAAGGCAACGGCACTTGGAGGAGCTTTTTCAGCCTACGCCGACGACCCCTTTGCCGTCTACTACAACCCTGCAGGGCTCACCCAAATAGATTCTCCCACTATCTCCATAGGAGGAGAGCTCCTTAACCCTACCCTAAAAGTGCACAACTTTAAGGCTACAGACGGAAACGGAGTAAAGGTTGAACCTTACGATATCTCTTTCAAGGACACCTCAGACAACCTCTTTGTCCCCCACGTAGGTTATGCAACCCCCCTCTTTAAAAACGTTTATTTCGGAATAGCCGCCTATATTCCCTACGGTCTCCACATCAAGTGGAACTCAAACACTGCAGAGAACCCCGCCGCCTACAACGGCTTTGAGTCCTACTACCTTAGGGGAGTAGTAACTCCAACGGTGGCAGTGAGACTAAGCGAGAAATTATCCGTAGGTTTCGGAATTTCCTTTGGAAGGTCTGACGCAGGTACTCAAAGGAGAATTTACGCCCCAACGATACCGAGCCTTCACAACAGGATAATAAAGGGAGAGCTCAGCGACGACTTCAACATTTCCTTTAACGTAGGGATACTCTACAAACCTTACGATAACCTCTCCTTTGGTTTAACCTACCGCTCAAGAACTCAGACAGACTTTGAGGGAACAGTTGAAGTTGTTGGAGTTGATAAGGTTCACGCAACTACCGAGATAGACCATCCAGAACAGTTACAGGCAGGTGTTATGTACAGGCCTAACAAGAGGTTAACGTTAACTGCCGACGTGGTCTGGACGAACTGGAGCATTATTGACGGATACACGGTAAGGTTTGATAGAGAACTCCTTGGCGAGAAAGAAGAAGTATTCCCCCGTAACTGGAAGGACACAAGACAGGTCAGGATAGGAATTGAGTACAAGCTGAGCGAGATAGTAACTCTACGGGGCGGTTACTTCTACGACCCATCCCCAATTCCCGATTCAACCTTTGATATGCTCTGGCCAGACGCCGATAAGAAGACCTACTCCTTTGGACTTGGACTAAACTTTGGAAGGCTCTCGGTTGATACCGTCCTACAGTACATCATAGCCGAGTATAAGAGAGAAATTGGTGGGGAGAGCGTTGAGCTTAATGAGAGCTATGCAGGAAGTACGGGGGAACCGGGAACGGTTGCAATGTCCGCAGACGGACACCTCTGGGGTTACGGTATAACGGTTAACTACAGGTTCTAA
- a CDS encoding glycosyltransferase family 9 protein, whose protein sequence is MRALVIRLSSLGDVILVSSVLSPLKRAGIEIDLLTYAPFGELYRGDSRVSRVIEVKKERLKSFSAIKELAGELSGYSFAFDLHATLKTRLLTKFFPFPVYTYKKHSILRRLMIVFKPLKSRWLFVPELYAEAVRKAGIEVENPRPEIPVSEKEKSKVRKYLPPSPFVVVAPGARWETKRYPLEKFLRVALILKKRGFSVVSIGGKEDNELGEFLRERAGALNLCGKLSLRESLAVISSSVGVISNDSAVLHMGRAVKVPVLAIFGPTHPAFGFAPYKDEGIALTKNLPCSPCSIHGRTRCKYQKCFDLPPEEIVEKFFSLVESAEKRR, encoded by the coding sequence ATGAGAGCTCTCGTAATAAGGCTGTCTTCCCTCGGCGACGTTATTCTTGTAAGTTCGGTTTTATCTCCGCTAAAGAGAGCAGGTATTGAAATAGACCTTCTCACCTACGCTCCTTTTGGGGAGCTCTATAGGGGTGATAGCAGGGTCTCACGGGTTATAGAGGTTAAAAAAGAAAGACTTAAAAGTTTTTCTGCCATTAAGGAACTTGCAGGGGAGCTCTCAGGATACTCTTTTGCATTTGACCTTCACGCTACGTTAAAAACGAGACTTCTTACAAAATTTTTTCCCTTTCCCGTTTACACCTACAAAAAGCACTCTATACTCAGAAGGCTTATGATCGTTTTTAAGCCTTTAAAAAGCAGGTGGCTTTTTGTGCCGGAGCTCTACGCAGAAGCCGTAAGAAAGGCAGGAATAGAAGTGGAAAATCCAAGGCCAGAGATACCCGTTTCTGAAAAGGAAAAGAGTAAAGTCAGAAAATATTTGCCTCCTTCACCTTTCGTGGTTGTCGCTCCCGGTGCAAGGTGGGAAACAAAAAGGTATCCTTTAGAAAAGTTTTTGCGTGTAGCTCTCATCTTAAAAAAGCGTGGATTTTCCGTTGTATCTATCGGCGGGAAAGAAGATAACGAACTTGGAGAGTTTTTAAGGGAGAGGGCTGGAGCTCTTAACCTTTGCGGAAAACTTTCCTTAAGAGAGAGCCTTGCCGTTATTTCCTCTTCAGTTGGAGTTATATCTAACGACTCTGCCGTTTTACACATGGGAAGGGCCGTGAAAGTTCCAGTTCTTGCGATTTTTGGGCCTACCCATCCAGCCTTTGGTTTTGCTCCGTACAAAGACGAAGGAATTGCCTTAACAAAAAACCTTCCCTGTTCTCCCTGTTCCATTCACGGAAGGACCCGTTGCAAGTACCAAAAGTGTTTTGACCTTCCGCCAGAAGAAATTGTTGAGAAGTTTTTCTCTCTGGTAGAATCTGCGGAAAAAAGGAGATAG
- a CDS encoding lytic transglycosylase domain-containing protein, translating into MKKLLFLILFTLLPLTSNALTEEKAREFLNYLKEGNFCSKEFYSSFKATELKEPALFLFVDSCFSSGKYEPILEFPEVPQNPYVAFEKAVALKRVGRKKESLEIFRKIFSTTNELDEDILIENLGNWNSFFTPSILRKKVLRALSERDFETAHIYLYYLEGDPYYTYLRGILLLKQGKRREAKELLESSSVPKKFVYLTYLSKDPMEKLYYFKRALRAPIPERDKRGLTVYLLDKFLYSYPEYLERVLSLIKGRYPDLFTDYHIKRNVLSGRYREALKELSKLKGEKYDAWKVAISAKYFGKYLPFNYKRVSFYTLLLNPKDLKGFIGQETESENIEDSGIRLLYDEKRCDVISLMDGRSPDVAVAHYLCGIYSRALKEAARFKRQFRERPLLLKVLYPAPPLFKEDLVSLSLTRQESLFNERALSRSGAMGLMQIMPFTGKYIAEKLGVSDFEIPDLFNPEVNYRFGSYYIGELLKSFKLFPIAAAAYNAGPTRIKRALKKFGPVRTPYDLVIFVDFYIPFEETRNYVKRVMVNYYFYSKLYGKGDEWRIFSPTWQKKVTARTPLTLTGEF; encoded by the coding sequence ATGAAAAAACTCTTGTTCTTAATTCTCTTTACGCTACTTCCGCTCACTTCAAACGCGCTTACAGAGGAGAAAGCTCGGGAATTCCTGAACTACCTTAAAGAAGGGAACTTTTGTTCTAAGGAGTTTTATAGCTCTTTTAAAGCCACTGAACTTAAAGAGCCTGCACTTTTTCTCTTTGTAGATTCCTGTTTTAGCTCCGGTAAGTACGAGCCTATCCTTGAGTTTCCGGAAGTTCCTCAAAACCCCTACGTTGCCTTTGAGAAGGCTGTTGCTCTCAAAAGGGTAGGAAGGAAAAAAGAGAGCTTAGAGATTTTCAGGAAAATTTTCTCTACGACCAACGAACTTGATGAGGATATCCTGATAGAGAACCTTGGTAACTGGAACTCCTTTTTTACACCGTCTATCCTCAGGAAAAAAGTTCTGAGAGCTCTCTCTGAAAGGGACTTTGAAACGGCGCATATCTACCTCTATTACCTAGAAGGAGACCCTTACTACACGTACCTAAGGGGAATTCTCCTTTTAAAGCAGGGGAAAAGGAGAGAGGCAAAGGAGCTCCTTGAGTCTTCTTCAGTTCCAAAGAAGTTTGTTTACCTTACCTACCTCTCAAAAGACCCTATGGAAAAGCTCTACTACTTTAAGAGAGCTCTCAGGGCACCTATCCCAGAGAGGGACAAGAGAGGCCTTACGGTTTACTTGCTTGATAAGTTCCTCTACTCCTATCCTGAGTACTTAGAGAGAGTTCTCTCTCTTATCAAAGGTCGTTATCCGGACCTCTTTACCGATTACCATATAAAGCGTAACGTTTTATCTGGAAGGTACAGGGAAGCTTTAAAGGAGCTCTCCAAGCTAAAGGGTGAAAAGTACGACGCATGGAAAGTAGCAATATCTGCAAAGTATTTTGGGAAGTATCTGCCGTTCAACTATAAAAGAGTGAGCTTTTACACTTTACTCTTAAACCCTAAGGATCTGAAAGGCTTTATCGGGCAGGAGACTGAGAGCGAGAACATAGAGGATTCCGGTATTAGACTCCTCTACGACGAAAAGAGATGCGATGTTATCTCCTTAATGGATGGACGTTCCCCTGACGTTGCGGTTGCTCACTACCTTTGCGGCATTTACAGTAGAGCTCTAAAAGAAGCTGCTCGCTTTAAGAGGCAGTTTAGGGAGAGGCCTTTACTCCTAAAAGTTCTCTATCCAGCTCCTCCGCTTTTTAAGGAGGACTTAGTTTCACTCTCCCTTACCCGTCAGGAGAGTTTGTTTAATGAGAGAGCTCTTTCTCGCTCTGGTGCCATGGGTCTTATGCAGATAATGCCCTTTACAGGAAAGTACATAGCTGAAAAGTTAGGTGTGAGTGACTTTGAAATCCCCGACCTCTTTAATCCAGAGGTAAACTACAGGTTCGGCTCCTACTACATAGGGGAGCTCCTTAAAAGCTTTAAGCTTTTCCCAATTGCCGCTGCTGCCTACAACGCAGGGCCTACCCGCATAAAGAGAGCTCTAAAAAAGTTCGGCCCTGTTAGAACCCCTTACGACCTTGTAATTTTCGTTGATTTTTACATACCTTTTGAAGAGACGAGGAATTACGTTAAAAGAGTTATGGTTAACTACTACTTCTACTCAAAACTCTACGGGAAAGGGGACGAATGGAGGATTTTCTCTCCTACTTGGCAGAAGAAGGTTACAGCAAGAACACCCTTGACACTTACAGGAGAGTTTTAA
- a CDS encoding aspartate aminotransferase family protein codes for MDVFERTEKFVMKTYNRYPVCFVRGEGCWLYDKDGKKYLDMLAGIAVCNLGHAHPAISQAICEQAKELLHVSNLFHIETQAELAELICKNSFGEKVFFCNSGAEANEGAIKLARRYGTEINPEKYEIVAFRQSFHGRTMAAVTVTGQGKYSEGFGPMLPGVKFATFNDIDSVLSVVSDRTAGIIVEPIQGEGGVVPADEEFLRALREIADRFNALLIFDEVQTGIGRTGKLFAYQHYGVEPDVMTLAKALGNGVPIGAIVAKGKAAEVLKPGLHASTFGGNPLATRVGIVVMKEMTKPGFLEEVEEKGNYLKELLEGLVKEFPQLLESVRGKGLMLGLVCKRECKDIVKSALDKGLIINCTAGNVLRFVPPLVISREEIETGIGILREVLESYAG; via the coding sequence ATGGATGTTTTTGAGAGAACAGAAAAGTTTGTTATGAAGACCTACAACCGCTATCCTGTCTGCTTTGTTAGGGGTGAAGGCTGCTGGCTCTACGATAAGGATGGCAAAAAGTACCTTGACATGCTTGCCGGAATTGCGGTCTGTAACTTAGGACATGCCCACCCTGCTATCTCTCAGGCTATCTGTGAGCAAGCTAAGGAACTTCTCCACGTTTCAAACCTCTTCCACATAGAAACTCAGGCGGAGCTTGCAGAGCTTATTTGCAAGAACTCCTTTGGCGAAAAGGTCTTCTTCTGTAACAGTGGAGCAGAGGCCAACGAGGGAGCAATAAAGCTTGCAAGGCGTTACGGAACAGAGATTAACCCTGAAAAGTACGAAATTGTGGCTTTCAGGCAGTCCTTCCACGGAAGGACTATGGCGGCGGTAACAGTTACCGGGCAGGGTAAATACAGCGAAGGCTTTGGGCCTATGCTGCCGGGGGTTAAGTTTGCGACATTTAACGATATTGACTCCGTTCTCTCAGTTGTTTCTGATAGGACAGCTGGAATAATCGTTGAGCCGATTCAAGGGGAAGGTGGAGTTGTTCCGGCAGATGAGGAGTTTTTGAGAGCTCTAAGGGAGATTGCCGACAGGTTTAACGCTCTCCTCATATTTGACGAGGTTCAGACGGGAATAGGCAGGACAGGTAAGCTCTTTGCCTACCAGCACTACGGCGTTGAACCTGACGTGATGACCCTTGCAAAGGCTCTCGGAAACGGCGTTCCTATTGGAGCGATTGTCGCTAAAGGGAAGGCTGCGGAGGTTTTAAAGCCGGGACTTCACGCCTCAACCTTTGGCGGCAATCCCTTAGCTACAAGGGTCGGAATAGTGGTAATGAAAGAAATGACGAAGCCGGGATTCTTAGAGGAGGTTGAGGAAAAGGGTAATTACCTTAAAGAACTCCTTGAGGGGCTCGTTAAAGAGTTCCCCCAGCTTTTAGAGTCTGTTAGAGGAAAGGGACTAATGCTCGGCCTTGTCTGTAAGAGGGAATGTAAGGACATCGTAAAGTCAGCTCTTGATAAGGGGCTTATTATTAACTGTACGGCAGGGAATGTTTTAAGGTTTGTTCCTCCTCTTGTAATATCGCGAGAGGAGATTGAAACAGGAATTGGTATCTTAAGAGAGGTTCTTGAGAGTTATGCAGGTTAA
- a CDS encoding DUF503 domain-containing protein, translated as MSAIIGLAEIHLRIPEAHSLKEKRGVVKRIIERLKNKFNVSVSEIGDQDKWQSAVVGVVTIGTSQKVVDATLEKVVLFIEELYPGKVVTYYKEII; from the coding sequence ATGTCCGCAATTATCGGCTTAGCCGAAATCCACCTGAGAATTCCAGAGGCGCACTCGCTTAAAGAAAAAAGGGGAGTTGTAAAGAGGATAATTGAGAGGCTAAAGAACAAGTTCAACGTCTCGGTCAGCGAGATAGGTGACCAAGACAAGTGGCAGTCGGCCGTAGTCGGCGTTGTTACCATAGGAACAAGTCAGAAAGTGGTAGATGCCACCTTAGAAAAGGTTGTTCTCTTCATAGAGGAGCTCTATCCCGGTAAGGTTGTTACCTACTACAAAGAAATAATCTGA
- a CDS encoding site-specific integrase: MEDFLSYLAEEGYSKNTLDTYRRVLKYFHSFLDFYGFDFKNFDEEKLYSFFSVRYRTEKSFRTAMSAIQHYLKFRKVKRRLKFQPPDYGEFKEFRPITREEFQKLTELVMRLRSEDLQTAMLLIFKTGLSPAEIGKLKVSSFGTFLGIPILQEGKVKRFIIDEEIVERLKEIKETKLPVSPLLNTRPSTMKVTFHRIMKQSNLDLTVADFKDNYVAELLKRELPLDIVVEYSGRSLERVSYINRVLTLKSKADIIEDKLKKRLDSSN, translated from the coding sequence ATGGAGGATTTTCTCTCCTACTTGGCAGAAGAAGGTTACAGCAAGAACACCCTTGACACTTACAGGAGAGTTTTAAAGTACTTTCACAGCTTTCTTGACTTTTACGGTTTTGACTTTAAGAACTTTGACGAGGAAAAGCTCTACTCCTTCTTTTCCGTTCGCTACAGAACTGAAAAAAGCTTTAGGACGGCGATGTCTGCCATTCAGCACTACTTAAAGTTTAGGAAAGTTAAGAGGAGACTAAAGTTTCAACCTCCAGACTACGGGGAGTTTAAGGAATTTAGACCAATAACGAGAGAGGAGTTTCAAAAGTTGACAGAGCTCGTTATGCGTCTTCGTTCTGAGGACCTTCAAACGGCGATGCTCCTCATTTTTAAAACGGGACTTTCTCCAGCCGAGATAGGGAAGTTAAAAGTCTCTTCCTTTGGAACGTTTTTGGGAATCCCTATCCTTCAGGAAGGGAAAGTAAAGAGGTTCATAATTGACGAGGAAATAGTAGAGAGGCTAAAGGAAATAAAAGAGACAAAACTTCCCGTTTCTCCCCTCCTTAACACCCGGCCGTCAACGATGAAGGTTACGTTTCACAGGATAATGAAACAGAGTAACCTTGACCTGACAGTGGCAGATTTTAAGGACAACTACGTGGCAGAGCTCTTAAAGCGGGAGCTCCCCCTTGACATAGTTGTTGAGTATTCTGGAAGGAGCTTAGAGAGGGTTTCCTACATAAACCGCGTTCTTACCCTTAAGAGTAAGGCCGACATCATTGAGGACAAATTGAAGAAAAGGCTTGATAGCTCAAATTGA
- a CDS encoding ABC transporter ATP-binding protein: protein MPLVVEKLSISTSTYSVVKEAFLRVEKGKRVAVVGESGSGKSLTALSILKLLPESLKVSGKVEVDGTNVLALKGKELRNFRWKKVAMVFQDPSASLNPLMKVKDQIGEAILYHGIAPKEEVEGRVLELLKMVNVPEPEEKMNAYPHHLSGGLKQRVAIAMALACDPDYLIADEPTTALDVTVQARILELLKELSNSKNMGILLITHDMGVVWEFAEEVFVMYAGYTVEAGRTEELFKNPLHPYTKGLIECSPRLKGGKKRKLPYIPGSVPEPSEVQKGCPFYPRCPIAKDICEKEIPPAVKADGRVVRCFLID from the coding sequence ATGCCTTTAGTTGTTGAGAAACTTTCCATTTCAACTTCTACCTATTCCGTGGTAAAAGAGGCTTTCCTTCGGGTAGAAAAGGGCAAACGGGTTGCCGTTGTTGGTGAAAGTGGGAGCGGGAAGTCCCTTACGGCTCTTTCAATTTTAAAGCTCCTTCCAGAAAGTTTAAAGGTTTCCGGTAAAGTGGAAGTTGACGGAACTAACGTTCTCGCTTTAAAAGGTAAAGAGCTCAGGAACTTTCGCTGGAAGAAAGTTGCGATGGTTTTTCAGGACCCTTCTGCCTCGCTGAATCCTTTGATGAAAGTGAAGGATCAAATAGGGGAGGCGATTCTATACCACGGTATAGCTCCCAAAGAAGAGGTTGAAGGGAGAGTTCTGGAGCTCCTTAAAATGGTGAACGTTCCAGAACCTGAAGAGAAGATGAACGCTTACCCCCATCACCTTTCGGGAGGACTCAAGCAGAGGGTAGCCATAGCTATGGCCTTGGCCTGTGATCCCGATTACCTGATTGCAGACGAGCCAACTACAGCCCTTGACGTTACCGTGCAAGCAAGGATTTTGGAACTCTTAAAGGAGCTATCAAACTCTAAGAACATGGGGATTCTTCTTATCACCCACGACATGGGCGTTGTTTGGGAGTTTGCAGAAGAAGTCTTCGTTATGTATGCCGGCTACACGGTAGAGGCCGGAAGGACGGAAGAACTGTTCAAAAATCCCCTCCACCCTTACACGAAAGGTCTAATAGAATGTTCTCCGAGACTAAAGGGGGGAAAGAAGAGAAAACTTCCCTATATTCCCGGTAGCGTTCCAGAACCCTCAGAAGTTCAAAAGGGGTGTCCTTTCTACCCAAGATGTCCCATTGCAAAAGATATTTGCGAAAAAGAAATACCGCCTGCCGTGAAGGCAGACGGCAGAGTGGTTAGATGTTTCCTTATTGATTGA
- a CDS encoding DUF475 domain-containing protein, with product MTLKRLTLEFIVVFLVSWLIEFLYMGIKGVLEGTTLSLLEISLSFDNAVMNAVILAGMSQIWRRRFLTWGMLIAVFGMRFLFPVLIVAVTAGIGVFHVIDLAFNKPLEYAHYLEKAEPLILGFGGSFLLMVFINWLFDAGREIHWIKFLEEKAAKIAKLGEVKLILALSILFVIGFLKKDPAVTLAMILGVLLFEVVHFVKGAIEYFKKDGVADSGLGGFIYLELLDASCSLDGTVGAFAISQNLIIITLGLSVGAFILRTLTLYFVESGKLKQLPYLEHGAHWGIGGLGIMMLFQLFHHIPEPLISAIALTFILSSLYSSIKRTETLFRG from the coding sequence ATGACCCTGAAAAGGCTGACGCTTGAGTTTATTGTCGTATTTCTGGTAAGTTGGCTAATTGAGTTCCTCTACATGGGGATAAAAGGAGTCCTTGAAGGAACTACCCTTTCCCTCCTTGAGATATCCCTTTCCTTTGACAACGCCGTTATGAACGCCGTTATCTTAGCAGGAATGTCTCAAATCTGGCGGCGTCGCTTCTTAACGTGGGGAATGCTCATTGCCGTTTTCGGAATGAGGTTTCTCTTCCCCGTTCTAATAGTTGCCGTTACTGCAGGCATAGGGGTATTTCACGTTATAGACCTTGCCTTTAATAAACCCTTAGAGTACGCCCACTACCTTGAAAAGGCAGAGCCTTTAATCTTGGGGTTTGGAGGTTCTTTTCTCCTTATGGTCTTTATCAACTGGCTCTTTGACGCCGGAAGGGAAATTCACTGGATAAAGTTCCTTGAGGAGAAGGCAGCAAAAATAGCAAAACTCGGGGAGGTAAAGCTTATTCTTGCCCTCTCCATTCTCTTTGTCATAGGCTTCCTGAAGAAAGACCCTGCAGTTACTTTAGCGATGATTCTTGGCGTGTTGCTCTTTGAGGTTGTTCACTTTGTAAAAGGAGCTATTGAGTACTTTAAGAAGGACGGTGTCGCAGATTCGGGTCTTGGTGGGTTTATCTACTTGGAGCTCCTTGACGCCTCCTGCTCCTTAGACGGAACTGTCGGCGCTTTTGCTATTAGCCAGAACCTTATAATCATCACCTTGGGTCTTTCTGTGGGAGCTTTTATACTAAGGACTCTGACCCTCTACTTTGTTGAGTCCGGAAAGCTAAAACAGCTTCCCTACCTTGAGCACGGAGCTCACTGGGGAATAGGGGGACTTGGAATAATGATGCTCTTTCAGCTCTTCCACCACATACCAGAACCTTTAATAAGCGCTATTGCCCTTACGTTTATTCTCTCTTCCCTCTACTCTTCAATTAAGAGGACGGAGACCCTCTTTAGAGGTTAA
- the rd gene encoding rubredoxin, giving the protein MEVRHKLWRCTVCGYIYDVDEGDPESNIPPGTPFEALPYDWVCPVCGATKDKFEPVDD; this is encoded by the coding sequence ATGGAAGTAAGGCACAAGCTTTGGCGCTGTACAGTTTGCGGTTACATTTACGACGTTGACGAAGGAGACCCTGAGAGCAATATTCCACCCGGAACGCCTTTTGAAGCTCTACCCTACGACTGGGTGTGCCCCGTATGCGGAGCTACCAAGGATAAGTTTGAACCAGTTGACGACTGA
- a CDS encoding Ig-like domain-containing protein, producing MRKLSGLIAACLIMFSCGGSLQEHSSAPEVVTSSVERNGLVFDPFGTEKEAPIGIPFPNDALWKETGGYLYLDTSNVDDVAKKALYEAINRLKIRGFSPNTPLIVPLINEIPVDTSSLKGKYRLIDVTSEEDQTNRLTFKQDGRYLKFYPVKPLEPGHRYALILLKGIKDVNGNDLIPPQAFGGYYLQFKDSLDKAYQIANVSKDNVLEASLFTTADKTLSSGDLGALKAYLLSLQSNPDTPFPEIEGLPYQNIGEDYKNFDQAVDAVLGLIPLSPELRNEISNKNFPAFDITKLKELLEKVTLGETFDIKDYVKFIPVFIGNGENYSGSVYIFQHGLGGYKEQAENLLGDINLPVVAIDLPFHGDYTKLTENSQTECGGGKCFLTSNVTQNRLNIYQAVFNLRLLEKLLRAGLYDIDGDGNPDTPSKVYFLGVSMGAITGSIYANVGSPDKVVLNVGGANLISIVDTAKNETIKALLEATGVKKNTYAYAYLLGIFQLILDSADPIYLAIANSTKTLLQNAYGDTVVPNVSNEALAKRVGFDQYTSVENPDPTNPPSPSPGWYMFGNEDNWVHHGFLLHTEIEKYPEAEGKLDLQFVENAQTAARKQINDFFNQ from the coding sequence ATGAGGAAACTATCTGGACTAATAGCGGCCTGTTTGATAATGTTTTCCTGTGGGGGAAGTCTTCAGGAGCACAGCTCAGCTCCTGAGGTTGTAACAAGTTCTGTCGAGAGGAACGGCCTCGTGTTTGACCCCTTCGGAACAGAAAAAGAAGCTCCGATTGGAATACCTTTCCCAAACGATGCCCTCTGGAAGGAAACCGGAGGATACCTCTACCTTGATACCTCAAACGTTGACGACGTAGCCAAAAAGGCACTCTACGAAGCAATAAACAGACTCAAAATAAGAGGTTTTAGTCCCAACACTCCGCTAATTGTTCCACTGATTAACGAAATTCCCGTTGATACCTCATCCTTGAAGGGGAAATACCGCCTTATTGACGTAACCTCTGAAGAAGACCAAACCAATAGACTTACCTTCAAACAGGACGGACGTTACCTTAAGTTCTATCCAGTTAAGCCCTTAGAGCCGGGACACAGGTATGCCCTGATACTCCTTAAAGGAATAAAGGACGTTAACGGAAACGACTTAATTCCTCCACAGGCCTTTGGTGGATACTACCTACAGTTCAAAGACTCCCTTGACAAAGCCTACCAGATAGCCAACGTAAGCAAGGACAATGTCCTTGAGGCCTCACTCTTTACAACTGCGGACAAGACCCTCTCCTCAGGAGACCTCGGAGCTCTAAAGGCCTACCTCCTCTCCCTACAGAGTAACCCCGATACACCATTCCCAGAAATAGAAGGCCTCCCTTACCAGAACATAGGAGAGGATTACAAGAACTTTGACCAAGCGGTAGACGCAGTTTTAGGGTTAATACCGCTATCTCCAGAGCTAAGAAATGAGATAAGCAACAAAAACTTCCCGGCCTTTGACATAACAAAGCTAAAAGAGCTCTTAGAGAAAGTTACACTAGGGGAAACCTTTGACATAAAAGACTACGTGAAGTTCATACCCGTATTTATCGGCAACGGTGAGAACTATAGCGGTTCAGTTTACATCTTCCAGCACGGACTTGGAGGGTATAAGGAACAGGCAGAAAACCTCTTAGGCGACATAAACCTTCCCGTCGTAGCTATAGACCTTCCGTTTCACGGAGACTACACAAAGCTTACAGAGAACAGCCAGACCGAGTGCGGTGGGGGTAAATGTTTCCTCACATCAAACGTTACCCAGAACAGACTAAACATTTACCAAGCGGTCTTTAACCTTAGACTCCTTGAAAAACTCCTAAGGGCAGGGCTGTACGACATTGACGGGGATGGAAACCCCGATACCCCCTCAAAGGTTTACTTCCTCGGCGTTTCAATGGGAGCTATAACGGGCTCTATCTACGCCAATGTAGGAAGCCCCGATAAAGTTGTCCTAAACGTTGGCGGGGCAAACCTTATATCAATCGTTGACACGGCAAAAAACGAGACGATAAAAGCCCTCTTAGAAGCCACAGGAGTAAAGAAGAACACCTACGCCTACGCTTACCTTCTCGGGATATTCCAGCTTATCCTTGACTCTGCAGACCCCATATACCTTGCAATAGCGAATTCTACAAAGACGCTACTTCAGAACGCCTACGGTGACACCGTCGTCCCCAACGTTTCAAACGAAGCCTTAGCTAAGAGAGTCGGCTTTGACCAGTACACTTCCGTTGAAAACCCAGACCCTACAAATCCACCGTCACCATCTCCCGGCTGGTACATGTTTGGAAACGAAGATAACTGGGTTCACCACGGATTCCTTCTCCACACAGAAATAGAGAAGTACCCCGAAGCAGAAGGAAAGCTTGACCTGCAGTTTGTTGAAAACGCTCAAACGGCAGCAAGGAAGCAGATAAACGACTTTTTCAATCAATAA